The following DNA comes from Methanobacterium alcaliphilum.
CAAACTGTTTTAAATATGCTTTTCCTTATCAAGATGAGAACCATAAAAAACCTAAAATAATGATCAAAGCGTATAATAATGGAAAAAACACCATAATAAATGTCAAGGATAATGGTATTGGTGTTCCTGCTGACTTAGATTTTAAAAAAACTGATTCTTTAGGTTTACAAATTGTATGTACTCTGGTGGCTCAGTTGGGTGGAACCATCGACCTGGACAATTCTCAAGGGACTAATTTTTGCATTGAATTTAATGAAAATGGGCATTACTGATTTTTTATGATTTTGGGGATTGATCTGGCTGCAAAATGTGAAAATTCCACGGGATTTGCGGTTATTGATAAAAAAACTATGTTTATTGGCACTGTATTACCAGATTCGGAGCTACTGGACATAGTGGATTTATATAAACCAGAATTTATTGCTATTGATGCTCCGCTTTCTATTCCAAGTGGCCGATGTTGTCTTGAAAAAGAATGTAAATGCAGTGCGTATGGTCATTTTCGTCAAAGTGATAAAAAAATGAGGCAATATGGGGGTGTATTGCCTTTAACATTTCATGGAATGAAATTACTCACGCTACGTGCAATTGAATTAAAAGAAAAATTGAAAATATCTCACCCATCGGTAAAAATTATAGAAACACATCCCCGTACCTGCCAGAAAGTTTTTGGACTTGATAAAGAGGTGAAGAATATTTTTGATCACCTAAACTCTTTTTTCCAATTACAAAAATTTGTAAAAATCAACAAAAAAATTAATTTAAAATCGTGGACAGAAGTAACCCAACATGAAATAGACGGGGCTTTAGCTGCACTATCAGCACTTTACTATGTAAATGGAAAATTTCACGAATTAGGGGATCCTGGGGAAGGCACTATCATAGTTCCAGATGTGTGTAATGGTTTTAAAAGTGATATAAGTTCTTTTTTAAATGATGAAAGTTAGTATTATTTGAAATTCATAGAATCTATCTTTTCTAATACTATATCGCTTAAAAATTCAGAAGAAATATATTTGGAGTATACAGGCAGCCTTTCAGATAAAGAAAATCCTACATCTTCAGTTATTTTTGTTAGCTCTTCAATTTCAGGCCATGGTGCCTCAGGATTTACATAATCATGGGTTAATGGTGAAACACCACCCCAATCGTCACAGCCCGCGAGAAGAAATATCTGAGCATTTTCGCGATTAAGGTTGGGGGGGACTTGTATACTCACATCGGGGAACAGGAGCTTAGCAACTGCAACAGTTTTAACCATTTCCACTAAAGATGGTTCGGGATGGTTTTCCATAGGAATGCCTGGTTTTGAACGGAAGTTTTGAATAATAATTTCTTGTATATGCCCATATTTGTCCTGAATTCTTCTAAGTTCCATTAAAGATTCTGCCCGGTCTTCCAGAGTCTCCCCAATACCAATTAAAAGACCAGTAGTGAATGGAATTCTTAATTTTCCCGCATTTTCAATGGTTTGAATACGCAGCCACGGATTTTTACCGGGACTTTTCTTATGAGCGAGAGACTTCATTAAGTTTGAACTGGTACTTTCTAACATCATCCCCATGGAAGCATTTACTTCTTTAAGCATTTTAAGTTCTTTTCTATTCAGCACTCCGGGGTTGCTATGTGGGAGCAGATTGGTTTTTTTTAAGGTTTCATAAGAGATATGATAAAGGTATTCTACCATAGATTCAAAGCCTAATTCATCTAAAACATTTTTCACTTGTGAAATTTCATCTGAACGTTCCCCAAAAGTAAATAATGCTTCTTTACAACCATATTTTTCAGCTTCATTTAGTCTTTCTAATACATCGTGGGGATGCATTAAGATGCAGGCAAGTGGGTCTTGAGGATCTCTACGAAAAGTGCAGTAACCACATTCATTTCGGCATATTTCTGTTAGGGGTATGAAAGCATTTTTTGAATAAGTGATAACTGAATTTTCCCCTTTTGAATTGGCTAAATTCATTAAATCTAGTATTTTATTCTTTTTTGAATTTAAAAGTAGTAATATGTCCTCTTTTAACATTTTAGGCGGGTTCATTCCACGTTCTCCTAAAATTATGCTATTTTTTCTAAAATTTACTCTTGAAAATAAGTAATAATGGGTATTATACTTAATCTCCAGTATCAGATATCACTATTTCAGTAAAACAAGGCCCTATTCCACTTTTATCTTTATATAATACGATAAAAAACCCAGCGTTTTTTAAGTAGCCTAATTTGTATTCTACAAAGAAATTCATGGATTCTAATGATTCTTTCAATGTTTGGATTCCACCAACATCTGTTTCAGTATTGATATCTACTTCAGAACGTATTTGTTCATCCATGAGTCCAACAAGAATAGCTGCTTCTTCTGAAAACATATCAATTTCTTGGGCATCTATTGAAGAAATTAATCCATCGAGCTCATTGGCCATCATTTTCGGATCCATTTTTTTTCTGGATCTTCCTCTTACAATTAGAATTTTAGAAGAATCTAATGCTGCACGCGATCCATCAAATGCTTCTAAATGTGCCATCATATTTCCTGCGATTTTGTGTAATTTTATCAATTTTATCCTTCCTGAAATTAGTTGAAGATTTAATGTATTATATACTGATATTAGTGCAAGGGATGGAAAAAAGAATTAAATGAGTAAGTGGTTATTGTTCATTAATCCCTTCGATTTCATATTTTAATTCGCCCATTGTGGCGACGTTCTCTGCATAAGCGTTATGCCTATGTATGCTTTCTTCATTTATTTGCCTTACGGTAACCATTGTGTCATCAGGCAAATGGGAGAATTCACTTACTATTTTATGCACCATATTTCGCACACAATCCTCTACAAACATGGGGTTTTCATGGGCCTGCACCACTATGGCATTTTCATCGGGTCTTTTTAAAAGCTCGCAAACAGAAGAACTCATTGAATCTTCAATAATACGGATTAAATCTTCTCCCCGAATACTATGATCTTGGGGAACTTCAATCATGATCATGCCTTTTCCTCTTTGGTTGTGTGAGGCAAATGAAACAGTTTCAAGCACTTTTTGCGCAGTTTCTTCGTCTAAAAATTCAAGAAGATCTTGTTTAGATGATTCTTTAACAGATTCCTGTGCGCAGGGGCACACGGTCATTCCTACAACTTCTGCACCAATCATTTTCCTTATAACTACATCGTCGCCGTCTCTGTAACCAATAGCATCTGCCATAATTTTGGTCATTTCCTGTGTCTTATGCTTAGTTACAGGAGATCTTTTCATGAACATGAAGTCACTGGTCATGCTCACTTCGGCTCTTTTGGCATATTTGTGTTTTTTTAACAGAGAATTGACAATCTCTGCACATAATGATTCTACCTCAACAGCAGTATTTTCTACTACTTCTTCCAGGACTTCACTGATTGCCTCAGGATTACGAGACATATGAATTCCTCTTTGTGTACTGGGGAGGTCTACAAACGCGTTAAAAGTTGGTAAAAGAATAATAGGTCTTTTTTCGTCTCTTTCGATTTTCAGTAACTTCTTCACTCCAGTTACTCCTACACGTGTAAGGTGAACAGGAATACTGGGGATATTGTCTTGTGTGTCTGGGAAACATATTAAACCCAAATTTACACCCCATTTAGTCCCAAAAGGGCAATTAATTTTCAATGTCTAAATAAAGATCATATCTTTTAATAATTCAAGAAGCCATGAACTTTATTAATACATCTATCTGTTCATCCCTTGGGAATTATTTAAAGATAAAATATAACCTATGTATTAGTCATTAGTTTTTTGTATTTAATATACATGGTATTTATTTAATATAAAATATGGAGAAGTTATTTATATATTTTTAAAATAAAATTAATATCTATTTTTTTAAAATAAAGAATTGAAAAATTCTAAGATAATGTTTTATTAAATATTTCAATTAATTCTGATGAACTTATATCTTTCAATTTTTCATGGACAGCTACATGAGCATTGTAATGTTCTTTAGCTCTTTCACCTAGAACTTCCCCATTTACATCGGCTTCAACCAGAACTAAAATTTCATTCAATCCCAATTTTTCGGTTTTTCTTTGAATATCATTTTTCACGTGTTCTATCTTTTTATTTATCCCCTTAAGGGCTGCTTCGGGAATTTTAGGATTAATTTTTTTCATATCATCTATTTCTAATGGAACACTGGCCACTACTATCTGCTGCACATCAACACCTAATTTCTGCAAAGCCTTTTTGAAGTTATTTTTAGTAGTGATAATCAAGAATTTTTGAGATAACTCCGAAATATTCACTTTTTCATCTGCTTTTTCAATAACTCCAAAATCAGATAGCATGGAATTGATATCTGCTCTTATCTCCAAGAGATTTTGTGTGAATTTTTTAGATTCCTCCGAATTTAATTCATGTGATGGTAAACTGGAGTAAATAAATTCTTCTGTTTCAATCAGGTTTTTAAGCGCTTTTTCAAATAGTTTTACGTCAATAATGCCTTTTTGAGGATCTTTAAGTATCTCCTTTTGATTAGTACTTTTTCCAGCTTTAATGATTAAATTTTCAGCCTGTTTAGTTCGAATATCCATGAAACTCCTCATTTGTTATGATTTGAGAATTTAATTAATATTAATAATCATGTAATTAAAATTTAAGTAACTATAATATTTGTCTCTTTAATAAATATGCTGTTGTTTTCAGTCTCAGAATTTAAAAAATGGGGAAAAATTATCTAAAACTTCTCTTAAAATTTCTTTTACAGAGTTAGATAGGTTAGCATGTGCTAAATATTCATGTTCTATTTCTGATCGGGTTTTATATGGATACTGCAAATTCCAT
Coding sequences within:
- a CDS encoding DUF429 domain-containing protein; translated protein: MILGIDLAAKCENSTGFAVIDKKTMFIGTVLPDSELLDIVDLYKPEFIAIDAPLSIPSGRCCLEKECKCSAYGHFRQSDKKMRQYGGVLPLTFHGMKLLTLRAIELKEKLKISHPSVKIIETHPRTCQKVFGLDKEVKNIFDHLNSFFQLQKFVKINKKINLKSWTEVTQHEIDGALAALSALYYVNGKFHELGDPGEGTIIVPDVCNGFKSDISSFLNDES
- the cofG gene encoding 7,8-didemethyl-8-hydroxy-5-deazariboflavin synthase CofG, whose translation is MNPPKMLKEDILLLLNSKKNKILDLMNLANSKGENSVITYSKNAFIPLTEICRNECGYCTFRRDPQDPLACILMHPHDVLERLNEAEKYGCKEALFTFGERSDEISQVKNVLDELGFESMVEYLYHISYETLKKTNLLPHSNPGVLNRKELKMLKEVNASMGMMLESTSSNLMKSLAHKKSPGKNPWLRIQTIENAGKLRIPFTTGLLIGIGETLEDRAESLMELRRIQDKYGHIQEIIIQNFRSKPGIPMENHPEPSLVEMVKTVAVAKLLFPDVSIQVPPNLNRENAQIFLLAGCDDWGGVSPLTHDYVNPEAPWPEIEELTKITEDVGFSLSERLPVYSKYISSEFLSDIVLEKIDSMNFK
- a CDS encoding DUF2120 family protein is translated as MIKLHKIAGNMMAHLEAFDGSRAALDSSKILIVRGRSRKKMDPKMMANELDGLISSIDAQEIDMFSEEAAILVGLMDEQIRSEVDINTETDVGGIQTLKESLESMNFFVEYKLGYLKNAGFFIVLYKDKSGIGPCFTEIVISDTGD
- the mptA gene encoding GTP cyclohydrolase MptA, with the protein product MGLICFPDTQDNIPSIPVHLTRVGVTGVKKLLKIERDEKRPIILLPTFNAFVDLPSTQRGIHMSRNPEAISEVLEEVVENTAVEVESLCAEIVNSLLKKHKYAKRAEVSMTSDFMFMKRSPVTKHKTQEMTKIMADAIGYRDGDDVVIRKMIGAEVVGMTVCPCAQESVKESSKQDLLEFLDEETAQKVLETVSFASHNQRGKGMIMIEVPQDHSIRGEDLIRIIEDSMSSSVCELLKRPDENAIVVQAHENPMFVEDCVRNMVHKIVSEFSHLPDDTMVTVRQINEESIHRHNAYAENVATMGELKYEIEGINEQ
- a CDS encoding DUF2100 domain-containing protein, which encodes MDIRTKQAENLIIKAGKSTNQKEILKDPQKGIIDVKLFEKALKNLIETEEFIYSSLPSHELNSEESKKFTQNLLEIRADINSMLSDFGVIEKADEKVNISELSQKFLIITTKNNFKKALQKLGVDVQQIVVASVPLEIDDMKKINPKIPEAALKGINKKIEHVKNDIQRKTEKLGLNEILVLVEADVNGEVLGERAKEHYNAHVAVHEKLKDISSSELIEIFNKTLS